The genomic window GGGCGGAGAAGTTTGAAAAGGCAGGCATTCCTGTTGTAGGGGATGACATAAAGTCTCAGGTGGGTGCAACCATAGTCCACAGGACTTTGGTTCAACTCTTCCTTGACAGAGGGGTAAAGATTGACAGGACATACCAGCTAAACTTTGGTGGAAATACAGACTTTCTTAATATGCTTGAGAGGGAAAGGCTAAAGACAAAAAAGGTCTCAAAAACTCAGGCGGTATCCTCTCTTATCCCCTACGAGATGGACCCCTACAGCATCCACATAGGACCTTCTGACTGGGTCCCCTGGCTAAAGGACAGAAAAATAGCCTATATACGCATTGAAGGAAGGCTTTTTGGCGATGTGCCCATGTATGTGGAACTAAAGCTGGACGTAGAAGATTCTCCAAACAGTGCAGGTTCTATGATAGATGCCATAAGGTGCTGTAAACTTGCCAGAGACAGGGGCATAGGTGGACCCTTATACTCCATAAGTGCCTACACCATGAAGCATCCTCCGGTGCAGTATCCTGACTGGCAGGCAAGGAAAATGGTGGAAGAGTTTATAAGTGGAAAGAGGGAAAGGTAGGCTCTGGTTTCACACCGCAAGCGTAGGAGAGTTTAACACCGCAAAGCCACTCCTCAAGAGGCTTTATAAAGACC from Hydrogenobacter sp. T-8 includes these protein-coding regions:
- a CDS encoding inositol-3-phosphate synthase, coding for MPKIRVAIAGVGNCASSLVQGIHYYARHKEDVSGLMFEDVGGYKPWDIEVVAAWDIDARKVGKDISEAIFSQPNCTTVFEPNVPRTGVIVRKGKVLDGYASHMANYPPERSFVLSEEKEDELEDVVRILKETNADVLINYVPVGSEEAARFYARACLEAGVSFVNGMPTFIVSDPEWAEKFEKAGIPVVGDDIKSQVGATIVHRTLVQLFLDRGVKIDRTYQLNFGGNTDFLNMLERERLKTKKVSKTQAVSSLIPYEMDPYSIHIGPSDWVPWLKDRKIAYIRIEGRLFGDVPMYVELKLDVEDSPNSAGSMIDAIRCCKLARDRGIGGPLYSISAYTMKHPPVQYPDWQARKMVEEFISGKRER